A region from the Lutra lutra chromosome 1, mLutLut1.2, whole genome shotgun sequence genome encodes:
- the ARRDC5 gene encoding arrestin domain-containing protein 5, producing MMSQTGDLTAAKEPGISVAWGRREDVSPPPQPPMSVVKSIELVLPKDAIYLAGSSIKGQVVLILNSTLVDPIVKVELVGRGYVEWNEEIGASRDYSRDVICNNKADYVHKMKTFPVEDNWLSAGSHTFEFHFSLPPRLPSTFTSKIGHVFYFMQASCVGREHILAKKRMYLLVQGTSDFHKENPLQNPLLVEAEKKVSYNCCSQGTICLQIQMEKNTFVPGQRIIFTTEINNQTGKCIKTVIFALYTHVQYEGFTPNAERRLRVESSELLRQEANTQITPFDTTKIVSSFNLPQVLSVSSSLQDGEIMSTRYELVSAVHLPWSLTSVKAKVPIIITSAPVDPDSCLQLEGQLSPESQECQN from the exons ATGATGTCACAGACAGGTGACCTCACTGCGGCAAAGGAACCGGGAATCTCAGTggcatgggggaggagggaggatgtgtccccaccaccccaaccccccatgtCTGTGGTGAAGTCGATCGAATTAGTGTTGCCCAAGGATGCCATCTACCTGGCCGGCTCCAGCATCAAAGGGCAGGTGGTTCTAATTCTGAACAGCACCCTAGTGGACCCTATTGTGAAGGTCGAGCTCGTGGGAAGGGGCTATGTGGAGTGGAATGAAGAAATCGGGGCGTCACGTGATTATAGCAGAGATGTTATTTGCAACAACAAGGCCGACTATGTGCACAAGATGAAGACATTCCCAGTAGAGG ATAATTGGTTAAGTGCAGGCAGCCACACCTTTGAATTCCATTTCAGCTTACCTCCCAGGCTTCCTTCTACCTTCACCAGCAAAATCGGCCATGTCTTCTACTTCATGCAAGCCTCCTGCGTGGGCCGGGAGCACATTCTGGCAAAGAAGAGGATGTACTTGTTGGTTCAAGGGACTTCGGACTTCCACAAAGAAAACCCATTGCAG AATCCTCTGCTGGTAGAGGCTGAGAAGAAGGTCTCCTACAACTGCTGCAGCCAGGGCACCATCTGCCTACAAATCCAGATGGAAAAGAACACCTTCGTCCCAGGACAGAGGATCATCTTCACCACGGAGATCAACAACCAGACCGGCAAGTGCATCAAGACAGTCATCTTCGCCCTCTACACCCATGTGCAATACGAGGGCTTCACCCCCAACGCGGAGCGGCGGTTGCGGGTAGAAAGCAGTGAGCTGCTCCGGCAGGAGGCCAACACGCAGATCACACCTTTCGACACCACCAAGATCGTCAGCTCCTTCAACCTCCCGCAGGTGCTGTCCGTGAGCAGCAGCCTGCAGGACGGCGAGATCATGAGTACCCGCTATGAGCTGGTCAGCGCCGTCCACCTGCCCTGGTCCCTGACCAGTGTGAAGGCCAAGGTTCCCATCATCATCACCAGTGCCCCTGTGGACCCAGACAGCTGCCTGCAGCTGGAGGGGCAGCTGTCACCCGAGAGCCAGGAGTGCCAGAATTAA